AATAAATCACTTATGGCAGGTCGCTCCCTATGAAGATTTGCAGGAGATAGTAAAGGGCAAGGATCAAATTTCAGTCGCAAATTGCGTATGTAGAGTCCAACAGGGGCTCATAGAAAAAGGATGCGAAAAACCATTGGAAACCTGTTTCCAATTCGGAAGCCATGCCCAGTACTACGTGGACAAGGGCATGGGACGTTTCATCTCTAAAGAAGAAGCAGCGGATATTTTAGGCAAATGTGAAGAAGCCGGGCTAGTGCCTCAGCCCTTTATTTCAAAGGACACTGGAGGAATCTGTAACTGCTGCGGTGATTGTTGCGGAATTTTGAGATCCATCAAGCTTCATCCCAAACCAGCAGAAATGGTTCTGACGAATTATTTCGCTGAAGTTGACCCTTCGTCGTGTACAGCATGTGAGACCTGTCTGGATAGGTGCCAAATGGACGCCATCAAAATTGATGATGTGGCGAACATCGATCGCGACAGATGTATTGGTTGCGGTCTCTGCGTGACAACTTGTCCAAGCGACGCAATATCTTTGAAAATGAAACCTGAAACCGAACGAAAAGAACCGCCCGCAACCGGTCGCGACTACGTCACGCAACTCGCTTCAGCCCGTGGAAAAACACTGATTCCACTCGCAGTCATCAAGAAGTTTCAGGGTTAAACAGCTTAAGAATGGGGCTTACATAAAGAGAGCCCGCCAAAGCGGGCTCTCTTGTATTCTTCAAAATTAATTATCTAGAAAATTCAGCTTACCAGCGGGACCCTCTGTCCCCACCGCCGCCGCCTCCTCGTCGACCACCGCCTCCGTTGCCTGACCTTTCGCCACCGAAATTGGTCTTGGGGCGGGCTTCATTCAATTTCAGCGCTCTACCCACGAAATCCTTGGAATCAAGTTCCTTAATTGCCTTGAGCCCTTCTTCACGGTTCTGCATTTCAACAAAACCAAATCCCCTGGAACGGCCCGTAAACTTGTCGGATATGATCTTGACAGAATCCACTACGCCATACTCTTCGAACAATCCCTTGAGTTCTGCCTCGTTGGCATCAAAAGACAGGTTTCCGACATAAATGTTAATACTCATTCTCTAGCTCCTTTTGGATAATCGCCTTACACATTTCGTGAGAGAGCGTTTGGTTGACAGATAGCGGGTCTTTGTGAACGGGGATAAATCGATTGGATTTAGGGCGGATTATCCTCGGCACGGGCCGCACGATCTAATTTCTCACTACTCGCATAACACCCGTGGGCCCTTAAAAGTAGGACGACTGGAGAAATACAAGCTCATATTGTATCGTATTATATATCCTCCAATTTCAGCGGTCAAATAAAATTGACCGCCACATTTGGAAAAAAGTTTCAAATATTTTATCTTTCGGTAATTAGAATAATAAATTTCTTGCCCACACAAGTAACGGCCTGATAATAACTGACAGGAACAAGTTTATTGCCATTGCCGAACGCTTCAGGACGGGAAAAACCTGATTATGAAAAAAGTCGGATGGGTAATCATTTGGGCCATCGCTTTTGGATATGTTGAAGCTTCGGTTGTTGAATACCTGCGAGCCCTCTACTATCCTCTCACCGAAGGGGGTTTCCAATTTCCTATTCTGACCCTAGCTTACTTTGAGAGTCTCGGACCCGAACATATTCACAGGCTGAAAATTGAGATAGCGCGAGAGTTCTGCACCATGGTAATGCTAGCGACTGTCGGCGCGGCTGCAGCCAATAATCGTCGTGAAGCCTGGGCCAATTTCATGATTGCCTTCGGCGTTTGGGACATTTTTTTCTATATATGGTTGCGGATTTTTCTTGACTGGCCGGCGAACCTAATGACCTGGGACCTGTTGTTTTTGATACCAGTGCCATGGGTAGGGCCTGTTATCGCTCCGGTAATAATTTCCATAGCTCTTATCATCGCTGGTCTAGTGGTCCTCTTTTTCGAGGACAAAGGCCGCCCTCTCCTTCTAAAATGGAGGGACTGGCTGCTGATTGTTATCGGCGGCGTAATAGTGATAGTGTCTTTTTGTTGGGATTACAAAAACATCATGGAAGGTGGATTTCCGGATCCTTTCGAGTGGAAGATTTTTGTCATCGGTCTCACCCTGTCCGCTGTGACATTCTTCCTGGCTGCGCGTCGAAAGACATGAATTCTCGTAATGGATCAATTTTAGTGATTCTATCGGAAAACAAACCAATTTGACGCGTGGTTCATTCTTTTTTCAATCTTGCGATTTTGATTGTTGACTCGCTCTGACGTTTTCGATAATTTGATCATTATAGGCGCTCATAGAGCTTAATAGGGAAGTCGGTTAAAGTCCGACGCGGTCCCGCCGCTGTAACCGGGGACGAAAGCCCGCAGATAGCCACTTTCTCGATTGACGAGATGGGAAGGCGTGGGTAAGTAGAATGATCCGGGAGCCAGAAGACCTGCCTGACACATAGCCCTGCGAATGACGGGCAAAACTTGGGGAAAAGAAAACTGGGCGCATTCCCGAGTCATTTCATGGCTCGGGTTTTTGTTTTTTGTATGACCTGAAAACACCGACGCCAACCAACGGTGAATAGCTATGGCTACACTGAGTAATTCTAGCGCGGCGGAATGGGGTCACTTTAGCTTCTTGGAGAATTCAGGACTATCTCTCCTCAAATTATTCTTCAGGTCAAAACGCTCTGACGCCGACTTAGACTCAGACGTCGACTTCAACCTGGATTACTCGTTTGACAGTTCTTTTCAAGGCCGGGAAGCAAACCTGTCCGAACGTTGCCTGTTTTTGGAGGATTTCGAACCGTTTAGCGATACCCCTGTAATTTCGTTGAATTCCGATTTGCGTTCATGGCGAAAGGGTATGGACATCATCCCGAGCATTATTTCCACAACTGTTCACATTGCCCTAATAATTGCTATCGCATTCTCGGCTAGCGCTGGATCGATCGGTCAATACGGAAGCTCGCCGGACCAAATATTTGTGAAACTGATAGACCCCAACGCCTTGATAGTTTGGGATAGTGGACACGCTTCTCTCGAATCCACCGCTTCCTGTCCATCAATAGCCAAGAGATCAAAAGGGGAAAAAGACAAAAATGAGAAAGAAACCTCAAAAAAACCACAGAACATTTCAACTGAGACTGATAACGGAAAGGATCTTGATTGTGATGGTTCTAGTGACAGAGACACAGCGGATGAAAAGGACATCAAACTGGCAGAAAGAGATTTATCTGTTCCTCAAAACCCTGCAAAAAGGGATTATGTAAATTCTGACAGTCCTTCCCTTCAGGATTCTGTGGCAAGTTTGCCATCTGTTGCAAGAGCTGAACAGCGATCCGCAGCCCCCCAGGGAGAAGAAGCGGACAAATTCAAGAAAATGGTTTTGTCAGCGATATATAAAGTCGCATACTATCCGAAAGAGGCTTTGCATAAGAAAGAGTATGGAGAGGCTCTGGTTTCTTTTATCGTCGTTAGTGACGGCTCGATCGAGGAATTAACCGTTGTGAAAAGATCCGGATCAGAGCTTCTGGATAAAGCAGCTCTTACAATTGTTGAAAAGGCGTCAACTCGCTTTCCGGCTATTCCGGAAATATTGGGTCACAAAAAGATCAATTACGTAGTGCCGATAACATTCAAGAAAAGATCGTGAAATGGCTATGTTCAAATATGCGTTCATTTTGTTTTTTTCTATCATAGCGCTTCTTACGGTTATGGGAAAAGTATGGAGCGATTCCGCTAACGTCGTCTGTGTGAAAGACTCACTAGGAGCGCTTGTCTGTGTTCAAGCGTCCCCCAAAAGGATTGTCTGCTTAGCGCCGAGCCTCACAGAATTGGTATTCGAATTGAAAGCCGGTTCGAGGTTGGTTGGTCGCACAACTAAATGTAACATTCCAGAGGCGGCAAAGGCTGTCACGAACATAGGCTCATATGGTAGTCCAGATTTTGAAAAGCTGATGTCCGTGCGCACTGACTTGGTCCTTGCGCCCAAAACAGGTATAAAGCCGGAATTTATACAGCGCCTGAAATCTCTCGGGGTTCCAGTTTATGTAGACGATAGTTCAAACATAGAACAGATAGAACAAAACATCAACAATGTGGGAAAACTGTTGGGAAGCAATGACGAAGCTGGCCGCATTGTAAATGACATTCGAGTCCGTCGAATATCAATCAGAAAACTAATGGATGGAGTAGAGAAAACAACGGTCCTTTTTGTTATTGGAGTTCGCCCACTTGTGGTAGCCGGAGGCAGATCGTTTCTTGGGTCTCTTGTAAGAGAAGCCGGTGGTTCAAATATTGCTGAAAACACCACGGTTGAATATCCTAAATTTAGCATTGAAGAAGTAATCAAATGTGATCCCGACTTGATACTCATGTTGGACAAAGAATGCCGTGAAAAAGAATGCGTCGATCAGTGGAAAGATTTCAGTTACTTAAAAGCGGTTAAAAACAAACGAGTATATGAATTGGACGCTGACCTGATGGCTCGCCCGGGTGTAAGGACCATTGATGGGTTAGAAAAATTGGTGAAATTCTTACACCCTGAAATTCCTGGTATCCCAACTCAGTCAAACACACTCCGCAGTGACGCCAAAGACCGATGACCTGGCGGCTTCCGTGCATCATGCAATCCCATATACTTAAAAGAACTTTGACAGTAAGCTTCATTCTGGGTGTCACGCTTTTAATTGTGGTTTTATTTTCATTACTGGTGGGCACGACCAATGTTGGATTTATGGATCTATGGAACCTCGATTTTCATCCAGTTGATTACAGTAAAATGTACGCCGTTATTTTTTCCTATCGGCTACCGAGAATATTGCTCGCATGTATTGCTGGGGCCGGCCTGGCCAGTTCCGGCGTGGTTTTTCAGGGTGTATTGAGAAATCCTCTCGCCGATCCATATATAATCGGAATTGCCGCAGGGGGAGCCCTGGGCGCAGTGACTTCAATAAGCCTCCTAAAGAGTGACTGGTTAGTCTCGACATCTATTGCGTCCTTTGTGGGTAGTTTGATAGCAGTGGGGCTTGTCTATATACTGGCCGTTTTACGGAAGAGCGCAGCATACATAAATACGGTAATTCTAGCCGGCATCATCGTGGGATCTCTGATGAACGCGATGATGCTTCTGATCATGTCGGTTACCAGTTCAAATGAGTTACAGCGTGTGCTGTTCTGGCTCATGGGTGATTTCAGTCTTGCAGATTATGACAAGATAGTGTTTTCCGGGTCAATAGTCTTGGCAGGTTTCTTGTTGATTTATCTAAACGCCAACAGATTGAACCTTCTTGTTTTAGACGAGGAATCAGCTTCTAACTTAGGGGTTGATGTTCAGAAATACCGTTTCATTCTGATGACTGCATCCGCATTGATTACCGGCGCCGTAGTGAGTGTTTCGGGAACCATTGGATTTGTCGGCCTTGTTGCGCCACATTCAATGAGGTTATTGTTTGGACCGGATCATAGGATTCTCTTACCTACCGCATTCCTCGGTGGAGCTTTATTTCTAGTTGTATCCGACACTGTGGCGAGGCTCGTAGCCTACCCTGTTGAACTTCCGGTGGGCGTAATTACGGCCCTAAGTGGAGGGCCATTTTTCCTCTATTTGCTACTCAGGAATAGAAATTGACTGTGGAACAGTAATCTGATGAAGCCCGGCATACTTGAGTGTAGATCTATAAGCGTAATTTTTAATGAATCTATCGCCTTGGACAAAATCAGCCTTTCAATAAGCGCCGGAGATTTCTATGGGATAATCGGCCCGAATGGAGCCGGCAAATCCACTCTTATCAAAGTATTGAGCGGAGTATTAAAACCAACTTCCGGCGTTGTGAGTCTCCACAATATTGATCTAAGCTCCCTGTCCAGACAAAAGATTGCCACAGAACTTGCGATAGTCGCACAGGAGGAAAATTTAGAATTCGGATTCAATGTGGCGCAATATGTGGCGTTAGGTAGATCACCTCATCACGGTGGATTGTACTTCGAGAGCAATCTCGACAGAAAAATAGTACAAGACGCCATGATTAGAACAAACACAGACCATTTAACAAATCGCGAATTTTATTCACTTTCAGGTGGAGAAAAACAACGCGTCAGAATTGCTAGAGCTTTAGCGCAAGAACCCAAAATACTCATTCTTGATGAGCCTACGAATCATCTTGATATTTATTCCCAGATGAATTTAACAGAATTATTGGACCAAATTAATAATAAAGGTATTTCAATCATAACAGTTTCACATGATATCAACTTCATGTGCAGGGCTTGCGATCAACTAAAACTCATGAATAATGGAAGAATTATCTCCGAAGGCAGTTCAAGCGAAGTCGTCACAGAGCATAACCTTGCTGAAGCTTTCAAAGTGAGGACTTTTGTAGACATCAATCCTGTCACAATGTCCCCAAGGATCACCCCTCTAGGCAGGATCTAATCACTATTTTCTGAACTCATGCCGGCCATTTTTCGGTGAACCCCAGCGCAAAGCATTCATATACAAATGCGACAAACTCTTGAGGGTCGATAGAAACATTCCTATCGGAGAGTTCGTTCAAGAAATACTCTAGCTTCGTATACTTTCCCGATACGGCTGCGGCTATCATCGCCCCCTGAGAAACAAGGATTTCCTTTACGCAACTTTCCGGTAAAACACCCCAGACGCGTTTGTGTCTAATATGGATTAAGGCCGCCAAGGCTGCGACAGTCGGTGGATCCAAATTAATACTCACTATGTTTTTTCTGAACAGAGCTGAGTGATCAGATCTGAGGAAGCGCCCTACCCCATCACAAAAAGTCTGTTCATCCGGACATAATCGCCCGAGATGAGTCACACAAGAACATTGAACGTTTGGCGTCAATGAATTCTGCCACACCAATGTCTCCCGGATGGCCCTGAGACATGTTCGCCCGATTAATTCGCCCAGTTTGGTATGTTTTCTGGCGTAACTTATCGGTAGGCCGGGACCCATTTGAGAAGCCACCAGGATTTGATCAGTTCCGGTTCCTGTGGCAAGTGAATCAGAGTACCTGGAGTTAAT
The genomic region above belongs to Desulfomonilaceae bacterium and contains:
- a CDS encoding adenosylcobinamide amidohydrolase, which produces MLLKKCFDSIEIHREEKIIIFKLLEPYRMISTCRIGGGLREDVRFVCNHQCCEPCDHFTSINSMMVEDPGTYHTFISDYYGLPSHNTVILETAANMNNASIETEKFQDLEITVACTAGVETNSMRAGDPAAIYEIDGRFEIIDDGSFSYAGTINMIIFINRELTPAALTDCVMTATEAKAAALQELGINSRYSDSLATGTGTDQILVASQMGPGLPISYARKHTKLGELIGRTCLRAIRETLVWQNSLTPNVQCSCVTHLGRLCPDEQTFCDGVGRFLRSDHSALFRKNIVSINLDPPTVAALAALIHIRHKRVWGVLPESCVKEILVSQGAMIAAAVSGKYTKLEYFLNELSDRNVSIDPQEFVAFVYECFALGFTEKWPA
- a CDS encoding RNA-binding protein, with amino-acid sequence MSINIYVGNLSFDANEAELKGLFEEYGVVDSVKIISDKFTGRSRGFGFVEMQNREEGLKAIKELDSKDFVGRALKLNEARPKTNFGGERSGNGGGGRRGGGGGGDRGSRW
- a CDS encoding helical backbone metal receptor, whose translation is MAMFKYAFILFFSIIALLTVMGKVWSDSANVVCVKDSLGALVCVQASPKRIVCLAPSLTELVFELKAGSRLVGRTTKCNIPEAAKAVTNIGSYGSPDFEKLMSVRTDLVLAPKTGIKPEFIQRLKSLGVPVYVDDSSNIEQIEQNINNVGKLLGSNDEAGRIVNDIRVRRISIRKLMDGVEKTTVLFVIGVRPLVVAGGRSFLGSLVREAGGSNIAENTTVEYPKFSIEEVIKCDPDLILMLDKECREKECVDQWKDFSYLKAVKNKRVYELDADLMARPGVRTIDGLEKLVKFLHPEIPGIPTQSNTLRSDAKDR
- a CDS encoding ABC transporter ATP-binding protein gives rise to the protein MKPGILECRSISVIFNESIALDKISLSISAGDFYGIIGPNGAGKSTLIKVLSGVLKPTSGVVSLHNIDLSSLSRQKIATELAIVAQEENLEFGFNVAQYVALGRSPHHGGLYFESNLDRKIVQDAMIRTNTDHLTNREFYSLSGGEKQRVRIARALAQEPKILILDEPTNHLDIYSQMNLTELLDQINNKGISIITVSHDINFMCRACDQLKLMNNGRIISEGSSSEVVTEHNLAEAFKVRTFVDINPVTMSPRITPLGRI
- a CDS encoding 4Fe-4S binding protein, encoding MSIHLYQDLREQMDQYSIGFPSTESGVEIQILKKLFNEDEAGMYLNLSMMLETAQDIAARIGMDETNASKLLDTMFEKGLIFRTKKAGVVKYGAAPFVVGSFEHQVKSMDKEFAELFERYFVEAFGKDGLAHAAPMRTVPVNKSINHLWQVAPYEDLQEIVKGKDQISVANCVCRVQQGLIEKGCEKPLETCFQFGSHAQYYVDKGMGRFISKEEAADILGKCEEAGLVPQPFISKDTGGICNCCGDCCGILRSIKLHPKPAEMVLTNYFAEVDPSSCTACETCLDRCQMDAIKIDDVANIDRDRCIGCGLCVTTCPSDAISLKMKPETERKEPPATGRDYVTQLASARGKTLIPLAVIKKFQG
- a CDS encoding iron ABC transporter permease, which encodes MQSHILKRTLTVSFILGVTLLIVVLFSLLVGTTNVGFMDLWNLDFHPVDYSKMYAVIFSYRLPRILLACIAGAGLASSGVVFQGVLRNPLADPYIIGIAAGGALGAVTSISLLKSDWLVSTSIASFVGSLIAVGLVYILAVLRKSAAYINTVILAGIIVGSLMNAMMLLIMSVTSSNELQRVLFWLMGDFSLADYDKIVFSGSIVLAGFLLIYLNANRLNLLVLDEESASNLGVDVQKYRFILMTASALITGAVVSVSGTIGFVGLVAPHSMRLLFGPDHRILLPTAFLGGALFLVVSDTVARLVAYPVELPVGVITALSGGPFFLYLLLRNRN
- a CDS encoding energy transducer TonB → MATLSNSSAAEWGHFSFLENSGLSLLKLFFRSKRSDADLDSDVDFNLDYSFDSSFQGREANLSERCLFLEDFEPFSDTPVISLNSDLRSWRKGMDIIPSIISTTVHIALIIAIAFSASAGSIGQYGSSPDQIFVKLIDPNALIVWDSGHASLESTASCPSIAKRSKGEKDKNEKETSKKPQNISTETDNGKDLDCDGSSDRDTADEKDIKLAERDLSVPQNPAKRDYVNSDSPSLQDSVASLPSVARAEQRSAAPQGEEADKFKKMVLSAIYKVAYYPKEALHKKEYGEALVSFIVVSDGSIEELTVVKRSGSELLDKAALTIVEKASTRFPAIPEILGHKKINYVVPITFKKRS